The following proteins are co-located in the Candidatus Saccharimonadia bacterium genome:
- a CDS encoding IS66 family transposase, giving the protein MILAERNARVMAEANAAVVKAEAANAQADLSSSEALNAHLKLEIEKLRRELYGSRSERKARLLEQMELQLEDLETAATEDELAAETAALRTQTVQSFQRKRPSRKPFPDHLPRERIVIAAPESCPCCGSAKLSKLGEDITETLEVIPRQWKVIQTVREKFSCRTCETITQPPAPFHVTPRGFAGANLLAMILFEKFGQHQPLNRQSERYRREGIDLSVSTLADQVGACTTALQPLHALIERHVLAAERLHGDDTTVPILAKGKTVTGRIWTYVRDDRPFGGHAPPAALYYASRDRKHEHPVQHLQAFTGILQADAYSGYNELYDPSRSQGAITAALCWAHARRQFFELADIAANARRGKNAAAISPVALAAVKRIDALFDIERDINGLSAEERLRVRQEQSAPLLAALEAWLREEHSRLSRSASVAQPIDYMLKRWDRFARFIEDGRVCLTNNAAERALRGFALGRKSWLFAGSERGADRAAAMTTLIMTAKLNDVDPQAWLTDVLARIADMPQNRIAELLPWNWDHPNLQMVA; this is encoded by the coding sequence ATGATCCTGGCGGAGCGTAACGCGCGCGTCATGGCTGAGGCCAATGCAGCGGTTGTCAAAGCCGAAGCGGCCAATGCTCAGGCGGACCTATCCAGCAGTGAAGCACTGAACGCCCATCTCAAGCTGGAGATCGAGAAGCTTCGCCGTGAGCTTTATGGCAGCCGCTCGGAGCGCAAGGCGCGGCTGCTGGAGCAGATGGAACTTCAGCTTGAAGATCTGGAGACGGCAGCGACCGAGGACGAGTTGGCGGCCGAGACAGCGGCGCTCCGGACGCAGACGGTACAGTCGTTCCAGCGCAAGCGGCCTTCACGAAAGCCGTTCCCCGATCATCTCCCGCGCGAGCGCATCGTCATCGCCGCACCAGAAAGCTGTCCCTGCTGCGGCTCGGCGAAACTGTCGAAGCTGGGCGAGGACATTACCGAAACGCTGGAGGTGATCCCGCGGCAGTGGAAGGTGATTCAGACGGTACGCGAGAAGTTCTCGTGCCGGACATGCGAGACGATCACGCAGCCGCCGGCGCCGTTCCATGTCACTCCGCGCGGCTTCGCCGGAGCAAACCTGCTGGCCATGATCCTGTTTGAGAAGTTCGGCCAGCATCAGCCGCTGAACCGCCAGAGCGAACGCTACAGGCGCGAAGGCATCGATCTGAGCGTGTCGACGCTGGCCGACCAGGTTGGCGCCTGCACAACGGCCCTGCAACCGCTTCATGCGCTGATCGAGCGCCACGTCCTGGCTGCCGAACGACTGCATGGCGACGATACGACCGTGCCGATCCTGGCCAAGGGCAAGACGGTGACGGGGCGCATCTGGACGTATGTCCGTGACGACCGGCCCTTTGGCGGTCACGCACCGCCGGCGGCGCTCTATTACGCCTCGCGCGATCGAAAGCACGAGCATCCCGTGCAGCATCTTCAAGCCTTCACCGGCATTTTGCAGGCCGACGCCTATAGCGGGTACAACGAGCTCTACGATCCCTCGCGCTCTCAGGGAGCGATTACGGCCGCACTGTGCTGGGCACACGCAAGGCGACAGTTCTTCGAGCTGGCCGATATCGCTGCCAATGCGCGGCGCGGAAAGAACGCAGCGGCGATCTCGCCGGTTGCGTTAGCAGCGGTCAAGCGCATTGACGCGCTATTCGACATCGAGCGCGACATCAACGGCCTGAGCGCCGAAGAGCGTCTGCGCGTACGCCAGGAACAAAGCGCGCCCCTTCTGGCTGCTCTGGAAGCGTGGCTGCGTGAGGAGCACTCTCGCTTGTCGCGCTCGGCCTCTGTCGCCCAGCCGATCGACTACATGCTCAAGCGTTGGGACCGGTTTGCCCGCTTCATCGAAGATGGCAGGGTCTGCCTCACGAACAATGCAGCCGAGCGTGCTCTTCGAGGATTTGCGCTGGGGAGAAAGTCGTGGCTCTTCGCCGGTTCCGAGCGCGGCGCTGACCGGGCGGCGGCCATGACCACGCTGATCATGACGGCCAAGCTCAACGACGTCGATCCGCAGGCATGGCTGACCGATGTGCTCGCTCGCATCGCAGACATGCCGCAGAACCGGATTGCTGAATTGCTGCCATGGAATTGGGACCATCCGAACCTGCAGATGGTCGCTTGA
- a CDS encoding transposase translates to MDDLTDTRHIDRLEIVDTGRRRRWSAAEKLRIVEESFSGPRLASATARRHGISNQLLFGWRKAYREGQLGDIRGFVPAMIVAEQPEKRSEPGCGRIEIVSANGRRVIVDCDIDVETLLRIMRGLETLP, encoded by the coding sequence ATGGATGACCTTACTGACACTCGCCATATCGATCGCCTTGAAATTGTTGACACCGGTCGCCGCCGTCGATGGTCGGCGGCAGAAAAGCTGCGGATAGTGGAGGAGAGCTTTTCGGGTCCCCGGCTGGCATCGGCGACGGCGCGCCGACATGGGATTTCCAACCAGCTGCTGTTCGGCTGGCGCAAGGCGTATCGCGAAGGGCAGCTTGGCGACATTCGCGGATTCGTGCCGGCGATGATCGTTGCGGAGCAGCCTGAAAAGCGCAGCGAACCTGGCTGTGGTCGAATCGAGATTGTGAGCGCGAACGGTCGGCGCGTTATTGTCGATTGCGACATAGATGTGGAGACCCTGCTTCGGATCATGCGTGGGCTTGAGACTCTGCCATGA
- the tnpB gene encoding IS66 family insertion sequence element accessory protein TnpB (TnpB, as the term is used for proteins encoded by IS66 family insertion elements, is considered an accessory protein, since TnpC, encoded by a neighboring gene, is a DDE family transposase.), which yields MIPVPSGVRVWLATGHTDMRKGFASLSLQVQEVLRRDPLSGQLFCFRGRRGDLLKVIWHDGQGACLFTKRLERGRFLWPSATDGAVTISSAQLGYLLSGIDWRNPQETWRPTSVG from the coding sequence ATGATCCCAGTTCCGAGCGGCGTCCGGGTGTGGCTGGCGACCGGTCACACCGACATGCGGAAGGGCTTTGCGAGCCTGTCGCTGCAGGTGCAGGAGGTGCTGCGACGTGATCCGCTGAGCGGGCAGCTGTTTTGCTTTCGTGGACGCCGGGGCGATCTTTTGAAGGTGATCTGGCATGACGGCCAAGGAGCCTGCCTGTTTACGAAGCGGTTGGAACGGGGCCGCTTTTTGTGGCCGAGCGCGACCGACGGCGCGGTGACGATCTCCTCGGCCCAGCTCGGTTATCTGCTGTCCGGAATCGATTGGCGCAATCCGCAGGAAACCTGGCGTCCGACTTCGGTGGGATGA